One genomic segment of Actinoplanes ianthinogenes includes these proteins:
- a CDS encoding LacI family DNA-binding transcriptional regulator: MTSERVTMVAIAQAAGVSVPTVSRVLNGRDGVSPRTRERVEGLLRERGYRARHAQHSALIDVVFPEITCAWETEHIRGIEAAASAAGVGIVVNTLWGGGDATGQLLRRLRGGRTDGVILAAQSGTDAMRTALSSLNVPVVALDPASPVSAEIPTVDAANWAGGRSATRHLLGLGHRRIAMIAGAPNLRCSRTRLDGYRAALDEGGVAYRPDLVEHGNFDFGSALAAGLRLLDRADRPTAIFASCDRMALGVYEAARRRRIPIPERLSVVGFDDLPGASWASPPLTTVRQPLRDMGGYAAGALLSLVRGEPLTTPYVEMTTSLVIRESTAPPH; the protein is encoded by the coding sequence ATGACCTCCGAACGGGTGACCATGGTGGCGATCGCTCAGGCCGCCGGCGTGTCCGTCCCCACCGTCTCCCGGGTGCTGAACGGGCGGGACGGCGTCTCCCCCAGGACCCGCGAGCGGGTCGAGGGCCTGCTGCGCGAGCGGGGTTACCGGGCCCGGCACGCGCAGCACTCGGCCCTGATCGACGTCGTCTTCCCGGAGATCACCTGCGCCTGGGAGACCGAGCACATCCGCGGCATCGAGGCGGCGGCCTCGGCGGCCGGCGTCGGGATCGTGGTGAACACCCTGTGGGGCGGCGGCGACGCGACCGGCCAGCTGCTGCGCCGGTTGCGGGGCGGTCGCACCGACGGGGTGATCCTGGCCGCGCAGAGCGGGACCGATGCCATGCGGACCGCGCTGAGCAGCCTGAACGTGCCGGTCGTCGCGCTCGACCCGGCGAGCCCGGTGTCCGCGGAGATCCCCACGGTCGACGCGGCCAACTGGGCCGGCGGGCGCAGCGCCACCCGGCACCTGCTCGGCCTGGGGCACCGGCGGATCGCGATGATCGCCGGTGCCCCGAACCTGCGGTGCAGCCGGACCCGCCTCGACGGTTATCGGGCCGCGCTCGACGAGGGCGGTGTCGCGTACCGGCCGGACCTGGTCGAACACGGCAACTTCGACTTCGGCTCGGCGCTGGCCGCCGGGCTCCGGCTGCTGGACCGGGCGGACCGGCCGACCGCGATCTTCGCCTCCTGTGACCGGATGGCGCTCGGCGTCTACGAGGCGGCCCGGCGGCGGCGGATCCCGATCCCGGAGCGGCTCAGCGTCGTCGGTTTCGACGACCTGCCCGGCGCGAGCTGGGCGTCACCGCCGCTGACCACGGTCCGCCAGCCGCTGCGCGACATGGGCGGATACGCGGCCGGCGCCCTGCTGTCGCTGGTCCGTGGCGAGCCCCTGACCACCCCGTACGTCGAGATGACCACCAGCCTGGTGATCCGCGAGAGCACCGCCCCGCCGCACTAG
- a CDS encoding nucleotidyltransferase domain-containing protein, which translates to MLQHELIRRVGELCRGDDDLVAALTYGSFPAGEADEHSDIEFWLFFGSAQPNPVGWLEMIAPFRHVVVNEFGSHVVFFPGLVRGEFHFATADEIGSVRTWPARSADLGRMIVVDRTGELRAALASLPSSPELPDPAELCGRFANWLVLAHRVAQRGELLRAVDALGQVQRHLLWMVRLAEGRTEHWLTPSRAAEEELPGPVVAALGRATASAADPGAVREAIAAAWGCGAGYWRRLVDAVPEELFADLTVLSMGAQRHD; encoded by the coding sequence GTGCTCCAGCACGAGCTGATCCGGCGGGTCGGCGAGCTCTGCCGGGGTGACGACGACCTGGTGGCGGCGCTGACCTATGGGTCGTTCCCGGCCGGGGAGGCGGACGAGCACAGCGACATCGAGTTCTGGCTGTTCTTCGGTTCGGCGCAGCCCAATCCGGTGGGGTGGCTGGAAATGATCGCCCCGTTCCGGCACGTGGTGGTCAACGAGTTCGGGTCGCACGTGGTGTTCTTCCCGGGGCTGGTGCGCGGGGAGTTCCACTTCGCCACGGCGGACGAGATCGGGTCGGTGCGGACGTGGCCGGCTCGCAGCGCGGACCTCGGCCGGATGATCGTGGTGGATCGGACCGGGGAGTTGCGGGCCGCGCTGGCGTCGCTGCCCTCGTCACCGGAGCTGCCGGATCCGGCGGAGCTGTGTGGGCGGTTCGCGAACTGGCTCGTGCTCGCGCACCGGGTGGCGCAGCGCGGAGAGTTGCTGCGGGCGGTGGACGCGCTGGGGCAGGTGCAGCGTCATCTGCTGTGGATGGTGCGGCTCGCCGAGGGGCGGACGGAGCACTGGCTGACGCCGTCCCGGGCGGCGGAGGAGGAGTTGCCCGGGCCGGTGGTGGCGGCGCTGGGCCGGGCTACGGCCTCGGCGGCGGATCCCGGGGCGGTGCGGGAGGCGATCGCGGCGGCGTGGGGCTGCGGGGCGGGGTATTGGCGGCGGCTGGTGGATGCGGTTCCGGAGGAGCTCTTCGCGGACCTGACCGTTTTGTCGATGGGCGCCCAGCGCCACGACTAG
- a CDS encoding Asp23/Gls24 family envelope stress response protein: MDESELRADRTQEMFLPAVVKPVPPQHGGAEVIEVAAYRGDTVFEREVIEKLAAAAARSVPGVAELGGDVARFFNSVLDKVGLDKVGDATRGVTAKVDGIDVDITVVLCLRAGEVMSEVTSEVRGRVIEAVEKYGVHVSNCTVKVDDILMA; this comes from the coding sequence ATGGATGAGTCCGAGTTGCGTGCGGACCGTACCCAGGAGATGTTTCTTCCCGCGGTGGTGAAGCCGGTGCCGCCGCAGCATGGCGGGGCCGAGGTGATCGAGGTCGCGGCCTATCGCGGGGACACCGTTTTCGAGCGCGAGGTGATCGAGAAGCTGGCCGCCGCCGCGGCGCGGTCGGTGCCCGGGGTGGCCGAGCTCGGTGGGGACGTGGCGCGGTTCTTCAACTCGGTGCTCGACAAGGTCGGCCTGGACAAGGTCGGCGACGCGACGCGCGGGGTTACGGCCAAGGTGGACGGCATCGACGTGGACATCACCGTGGTGCTCTGCCTGCGGGCCGGCGAGGTGATGTCCGAGGTGACCAGCGAGGTGCGCGGCCGGGTGATCGAGGCGGTGGAGAAGTACGGCGTGCACGTCAGCAACTGCACGGTCAAGGTCGACGACATCCTGATGGCCTGA
- a CDS encoding SHOCT domain-containing protein, which yields MFDNNGSFLLATLEFFIFLAWFMCLFWIFGDLFRSKDLGGLGKTLWTLFLIFLPVIAMLVYLIARGNGMTERSMQAAVESQKRQEAYIRQVATPAPAQASGAAGEIAAAKELLDAGTISAAEFEQLKSNALRKSPATA from the coding sequence ATGTTCGATAACAACGGATCGTTCCTGCTGGCAACACTGGAATTCTTCATCTTCCTGGCTTGGTTCATGTGCTTGTTCTGGATCTTCGGTGACCTGTTCCGGAGCAAGGACCTGGGCGGCCTGGGAAAGACCCTCTGGACCCTCTTCCTGATCTTCCTGCCGGTGATCGCGATGCTGGTCTACCTGATCGCCCGCGGCAACGGCATGACCGAGCGCTCGATGCAGGCCGCGGTGGAGTCGCAGAAGCGCCAGGAGGCCTACATCCGGCAGGTGGCCACCCCGGCCCCGGCCCAGGCGTCCGGCGCGGCCGGCGAGATCGCGGCCGCCAAGGAACTGCTCGACGCGGGCACCATCAGCGCCGCCGAGTTCGAGCAGCTCAAGAGCAACGCCCTGCGCAAGTCCCCGGCAACCGCCTGA
- a CDS encoding nucleotide pyrophosphohydrolase, which yields MPNVEDLTERVRAFAHERDWQQFHTPKNLAMALAGEVGELLAELQWLTPEQSAQVMADPELGPRVRAEIGDVTIYLVRLADVLGIDLVQAALAKLADSATRYTVEAARGRADKIKDA from the coding sequence GTGCCGAACGTCGAGGACCTGACCGAACGGGTGCGCGCCTTCGCGCACGAGCGGGACTGGCAGCAGTTCCACACCCCGAAGAACCTGGCGATGGCCCTGGCCGGCGAGGTCGGCGAGCTGCTCGCCGAGCTCCAGTGGCTGACCCCGGAGCAGTCGGCGCAGGTGATGGCCGACCCGGAGCTCGGGCCACGGGTTCGGGCGGAGATCGGCGACGTCACCATCTATCTGGTGCGGCTGGCCGACGTCCTCGGCATCGACCTGGTCCAGGCCGCTCTCGCCAAACTGGCCGACTCCGCGACCCGCTACACCGTCGAGGCCGCCCGAGGCCGGGCCGACAAGATCAAAGACGCTTGA
- the selB gene encoding selenocysteine-specific translation elongation factor translates to MHVVATAGHVDHGKSTLVRALTGMEPDRWAEERRRGMTIDLGFAWTALGSGETVAFVDVPGHERFVPNMLAGVGPVPAAMIVVAADEGWMPQSAEHLAALDALGVKHGLLVVSRADLADPRAATAAALAEIAETSLGRVEAVAVSGVTGAGIDEVRAALDRLVGRLPTADAGGAVRLWIDRAFTIRGAGTVVTGTLGAGVLRAGDELELAGSGRIVRVRGLQSLGQAVAEAGAVARVAVNLRGVEKELVGRGEALLTPGRFRSTDVVDVRVRGDAVAALPETVTLHVGSAAVPVRVRPLGVDTARLRLGRALPLRIGDRALLRDPGRHHVAGGVTVLDVAPPSLRRRGSGAARAAELAEMDGSPDLVGELRRRRLIQRDDLLRMGFAESLPGRAASTSRTARSAAVLAADPGPAGQAANAAVVAVVVGDWFVDPGYWAALGARLVAEATDYVAKNPLETGVPVETMRHRLGLPDRRLVEALVEAPMSLQGGRIGPAASGMPAAPGMPAAPGGTAGSVGALREAVRAAFDVERPFVAPESGRLAELGIGVREIGAAVRLGLVVQLAPQVVLPADGPGRAAAILAELPQPFSVSEARQALGTSRRVAVPLLELLDRTGVTQRGAGDRRTVKRL, encoded by the coding sequence ATGCATGTGGTGGCCACCGCGGGGCACGTCGATCACGGGAAGTCGACGCTGGTCCGGGCGTTGACCGGGATGGAGCCGGACCGGTGGGCGGAGGAGCGGCGGCGGGGGATGACCATCGACCTCGGGTTCGCCTGGACGGCGCTGGGGTCGGGGGAGACGGTCGCGTTCGTGGACGTGCCGGGGCATGAGCGGTTCGTGCCGAACATGCTGGCCGGGGTCGGGCCGGTGCCGGCCGCGATGATCGTGGTGGCGGCGGACGAGGGGTGGATGCCGCAGTCGGCGGAACATCTGGCGGCGCTGGACGCGCTCGGGGTCAAGCATGGGCTGCTGGTGGTGAGCCGGGCGGACCTGGCGGATCCGCGGGCGGCCACGGCGGCGGCGCTGGCGGAAATCGCGGAGACCTCGCTCGGGCGGGTCGAGGCGGTGGCGGTCAGCGGGGTGACCGGTGCGGGGATCGATGAGGTGCGGGCCGCGCTGGATCGCCTGGTCGGACGACTGCCGACGGCGGACGCGGGTGGGGCGGTGCGGCTCTGGATCGATCGGGCGTTCACGATCCGGGGCGCGGGGACGGTGGTCACCGGGACGCTCGGGGCGGGGGTTCTGCGCGCCGGGGACGAGCTGGAGCTGGCCGGGAGCGGGCGGATCGTCCGGGTGCGCGGGTTGCAGAGCCTCGGGCAGGCGGTGGCCGAGGCGGGCGCCGTGGCCCGGGTGGCGGTGAACCTGCGCGGGGTGGAGAAAGAGCTGGTCGGGCGGGGAGAGGCGCTGCTGACGCCGGGGCGGTTCCGGAGCACCGACGTGGTCGACGTGCGGGTGCGCGGGGACGCGGTGGCGGCGCTGCCGGAGACGGTGACGCTGCACGTGGGGTCGGCGGCGGTGCCGGTGCGGGTGCGGCCGTTGGGGGTGGACACGGCCCGGCTGCGGTTGGGCCGGGCGTTGCCGCTGCGGATCGGGGACCGGGCGCTGCTGCGGGATCCCGGGCGGCACCACGTGGCCGGCGGGGTGACCGTGCTCGACGTCGCGCCACCGAGCCTGCGGCGGCGGGGATCGGGGGCGGCCCGCGCGGCCGAACTGGCCGAGATGGACGGAAGCCCCGACCTGGTCGGCGAACTGCGGCGACGCCGATTGATCCAGCGCGACGACCTGCTCCGGATGGGCTTCGCCGAGTCGTTGCCCGGCCGTGCGGCGAGTACCTCCCGGACGGCCCGCTCCGCGGCGGTCTTGGCGGCGGATCCTGGGCCTGCCGGGCAGGCGGCGAATGCTGCGGTCGTGGCGGTCGTGGTGGGGGACTGGTTCGTGGATCCCGGCTACTGGGCGGCCCTGGGGGCGCGGCTCGTCGCCGAGGCGACAGACTATGTCGCGAAAAATCCTTTGGAAACGGGCGTTCCGGTGGAGACGATGCGGCATCGGCTCGGGCTGCCGGATCGGCGACTTGTCGAGGCGCTAGTGGAGGCACCGATGAGCTTGCAGGGCGGGCGGATCGGGCCTGCGGCCTCGGGAATGCCTGCGGCCCCGGGAATGCCTGCGGCTCCGGGAGGGACTGCGGGTTCGGTGGGGGCGCTGCGGGAGGCGGTTCGGGCGGCGTTTGATGTCGAGCGGCCGTTTGTGGCGCCGGAGAGTGGGCGGCTGGCGGAGCTGGGGATCGGGGTTCGGGAGATCGGGGCGGCGGTTCGGCTCGGGCTGGTGGTGCAGCTGGCGCCTCAGGTGGTGCTTCCCGCCGATGGGCCGGGGCGGGCCGCGGCGATTCTGGCGGAGTTGCCGCAGCCGTTCAGTGTGAGTGAGGCTCGGCAGGCACTCGGGACCAGTCGCCGGGTCGCCGTGCCGCTGTTGGAGCTGCTGGACCGGACCGGTGTCACGCAGCGGGGGGCGGGCGATCGGCGTACCGTCAAGCGTCTTTGA
- the selA gene encoding L-seryl-tRNA(Sec) selenium transferase: MDRRRDIPRTDVVLADPRLRAATERLGREPVKAAVHAAQQRARAGKLAPEDVTDAAVAGLPGTAGGLRPVLNATGVVLHTNLGRAALSSAAVDAIVAASGATDVELDLSSGKRARRGRTALAALAAAVPRAEAVHVVNNGAAALVLAATALAAGREIVVSRGEMVEIGDGFRLPDLLESTGARLREVGTTNRTSPADYAAAVGPETGFILKVHPSNFVVRGFTSAAPVRSLTGFGVPVVVDIGSGLLAADPLLPDEPDAAGTLRDGADLVIASGDKLLGGPQAGLLLGSAALVERLRRHPLARALRVDKLTLAALEATVAGPVPPTWQALRYDPEELRERTVRLCARLDRAGAEVIPSVAVVGGGGAPELQLASWSLSLPLAYAEPLRHADPPVVGRVERGRLLLDLRCVPSAADELVLRAILAAGD; encoded by the coding sequence GTGGATCGGCGACGGGACATTCCCCGGACGGACGTGGTGCTGGCCGATCCCCGGCTGCGGGCCGCGACGGAGCGGCTCGGGCGGGAGCCGGTCAAGGCCGCCGTCCACGCCGCTCAGCAGCGGGCGCGGGCCGGGAAGCTGGCCCCGGAGGACGTGACGGACGCGGCCGTGGCGGGCCTGCCGGGCACCGCCGGTGGCCTGCGGCCGGTGCTCAACGCCACCGGCGTCGTGCTGCACACGAACCTCGGCCGGGCTGCCCTTTCATCCGCGGCGGTCGATGCGATCGTGGCGGCGAGCGGGGCCACCGACGTCGAGCTCGATCTGAGCAGCGGCAAACGGGCGCGCCGTGGGCGTACCGCGCTCGCCGCCCTGGCCGCCGCCGTCCCCCGGGCCGAGGCGGTGCACGTGGTCAACAACGGCGCGGCCGCCCTGGTGCTGGCCGCCACCGCGCTCGCCGCCGGTCGCGAGATCGTCGTCAGCCGCGGTGAGATGGTCGAGATCGGCGACGGGTTCCGCCTGCCCGACCTGCTGGAGTCGACCGGGGCGCGGCTGCGCGAGGTGGGCACGACCAACCGCACGTCGCCCGCGGACTATGCGGCGGCGGTGGGGCCGGAGACCGGGTTCATCCTCAAGGTGCATCCGTCGAACTTCGTGGTGCGCGGCTTCACCAGCGCCGCCCCGGTGCGGTCGCTGACCGGGTTCGGTGTGCCGGTGGTGGTGGACATCGGTTCCGGGCTGCTGGCGGCCGATCCGCTGCTGCCGGACGAGCCGGACGCCGCCGGGACCCTGCGCGACGGCGCGGACCTGGTGATCGCGAGCGGGGACAAGCTGCTCGGTGGCCCGCAGGCCGGGCTGCTGCTGGGCTCGGCGGCGCTGGTCGAGCGGCTGCGGCGGCATCCGCTGGCGCGCGCGTTGCGGGTGGACAAGCTCACCCTCGCCGCGCTGGAGGCGACCGTCGCCGGGCCGGTGCCGCCGACCTGGCAGGCGCTGCGCTACGACCCCGAGGAGCTGCGGGAACGCACGGTTCGCCTGTGCGCGCGGCTGGACCGTGCCGGGGCCGAGGTGATCCCGTCGGTCGCGGTCGTCGGTGGCGGGGGCGCGCCGGAACTCCAGCTCGCGTCGTGGTCACTGTCGCTGCCATTGGCGTACGCCGAGCCGCTGCGTCACGCGGATCCCCCCGTCGTCGGCCGGGTCGAACGGGGGCGCCTGCTGCTCGACCTGCGGTGCGTACCGTCCGCGGCCGACGAGCTGGTGCTGCGCGCGATCCTGGCGGCGGGGGACTGA
- the selD gene encoding selenide, water dikinase SelD produces the protein MTRLTQYAHGGGCACKIPPGELEQIVSGLSGAQPDANADLLVGVDGGDDAAVVRIAGGTAVVATADFFTPVVDDAYDWGRIAAANALSDVYAMGGTPVVAVNLLGWPRDVLPMELAAEVLRGGLDVARAAGCHVAGGHSVDDPEPKYGMAVTGIADPDRLLRNDAARPGLPLTLTKPLGIGVLNSRHKQTGEVFPQAVATMTELNRAASTAALAAGARGATDVTGFGLLGHLHKLARASGVTARVDAAAVPYLDGARQALADGYVSGGTRRNLDWVRPHLDTGALTEDELLLLADAQTSGGLLIAGEVPGYPIIGELLPAREGITLTVR, from the coding sequence ATGACGCGTCTGACGCAGTATGCGCACGGTGGCGGTTGCGCCTGCAAGATCCCTCCCGGTGAACTGGAGCAGATCGTTTCCGGTCTGAGCGGCGCGCAGCCGGACGCCAACGCGGATCTGCTGGTCGGTGTGGACGGTGGCGACGACGCCGCGGTCGTCCGGATCGCCGGCGGCACCGCGGTGGTGGCCACCGCGGACTTCTTCACCCCGGTCGTCGACGACGCCTACGACTGGGGCCGGATCGCGGCCGCCAACGCGCTCTCCGACGTCTACGCCATGGGCGGCACCCCGGTCGTCGCGGTGAACCTGCTCGGCTGGCCCCGCGACGTGCTCCCGATGGAGCTGGCCGCCGAGGTGCTGCGCGGCGGCCTGGACGTGGCCCGGGCGGCGGGTTGCCACGTGGCCGGCGGGCACAGCGTCGACGACCCGGAGCCGAAGTACGGCATGGCGGTCACCGGGATCGCCGACCCGGACCGCCTGCTGCGCAACGACGCCGCCCGCCCCGGCCTGCCGCTCACCCTGACCAAGCCGCTCGGCATCGGCGTGCTCAACTCCCGGCACAAGCAGACCGGCGAGGTGTTCCCGCAGGCCGTCGCCACGATGACAGAGCTGAACCGGGCCGCCTCCACCGCCGCCCTGGCGGCCGGTGCCCGCGGCGCGACCGACGTGACCGGTTTCGGTCTCCTGGGCCACCTGCACAAGCTCGCCCGCGCCAGCGGCGTCACCGCGCGCGTCGACGCGGCCGCCGTCCCCTACCTCGACGGCGCCCGCCAGGCACTCGCCGACGGCTACGTCAGTGGTGGCACCCGCCGTAACCTCGACTGGGTCCGCCCGCACCTCGACACCGGCGCCCTCACGGAGGACGAGTTGCTGCTGCTCGCCGACGCGCAGACGTCCGGCGGCCTGCTGATCGCCGGCGAGGTCCCCGGATATCCGATCATCGGCGAACTGCTCCCGGCCCGGGAGGGCATCACGCTCACGGTCCGCTGA
- the nrfD gene encoding NrfD/PsrC family molybdoenzyme membrane anchor subunit — MVPAADFRSYYGRPIVRPAVWTHDIAAYLFTGGLAAGSAMLAAGGDATGRPALRRAGRLTALAALGASTYFLINDLGRPDRFHHMLRVVKPTSPMSMGTWILSAFGAAAGISAAAEVAPRIPGLRTLGRAGQYGAAAVAPALATYTAVLLADTATPSWHAAYPELPLIFGGSALASGAGVGLLAAPVAQAGPARRMAVLGAALELYGAHRVETSKGVLSEPYAQGRPGRLLRAGRVLTAAGVAGAVLGRRSRVVSALSGLSLLTASLATRFGIFEGGVASAVDPKYTVVPQRHSGKIA, encoded by the coding sequence ATGGTGCCGGCAGCGGATTTCCGTTCCTATTACGGCCGGCCGATCGTGCGGCCCGCGGTCTGGACCCACGACATCGCGGCCTACCTGTTCACCGGGGGTCTCGCCGCGGGCTCCGCGATGCTGGCCGCCGGCGGTGACGCGACCGGGCGGCCCGCGCTGCGCCGCGCCGGCCGGCTGACCGCGCTCGCGGCGCTCGGCGCCAGCACCTACTTCCTGATCAACGACCTGGGCCGGCCGGACCGCTTCCACCACATGCTGCGGGTGGTCAAACCGACCTCGCCGATGTCGATGGGCACCTGGATCCTCAGCGCGTTCGGCGCCGCCGCCGGGATCTCGGCCGCCGCCGAGGTGGCCCCGCGGATCCCCGGGCTGCGGACGCTGGGGCGGGCCGGGCAGTACGGCGCGGCGGCCGTGGCGCCGGCCCTGGCCACCTACACCGCGGTGCTGCTCGCCGACACCGCCACGCCGAGCTGGCACGCGGCGTACCCGGAACTGCCGTTGATCTTCGGCGGCAGCGCGCTGGCCAGCGGCGCCGGTGTCGGGCTGCTCGCGGCGCCGGTGGCGCAGGCCGGGCCGGCCCGGCGGATGGCGGTGCTGGGCGCGGCGCTCGAACTTTACGGCGCCCATCGGGTCGAGACGAGCAAAGGCGTTTTGAGTGAACCGTACGCCCAGGGCCGCCCCGGCCGGCTGTTGCGTGCCGGGCGCGTCCTGACCGCGGCCGGGGTGGCCGGCGCGGTGCTCGGCCGGCGCAGCCGGGTGGTCTCGGCGCTGTCCGGCTTGTCGCTGCTCACCGCGTCGCTCGCCACCCGGTTCGGGATCTTCGAGGGTGGGGTCGCGTCGGCGGTGGATCCGAAGTACACGGTGGTACCACAGCGCCATTCCGGGAAAATCGCTTAA
- a CDS encoding 4Fe-4S dicluster domain-containing protein, whose translation MGKNSLYGPLDPAPDAGYPEAPPRMGFFTDTSVCIGCKACEVACKEWNAVPDDGFQLLGHSYDNTGGLSADSWRHVAFIEQPAVAGDRGAGAPGVPKSVDVFAEAATSGGPQFLGMPGHDLPGRTPDAPRSDFRWLMMSDVCKHCTHAACLDVCPTGALFRTEFGTVVVQEDICNGCGYCIPACPYGVIDQRKDDGRAWKCTMCYDRIGDGLTPACAKACPTQSIQYGELDELRGRARHRVEKLHEQGVTEARLYGHDPDDGVGGDGAFFLLLDEPEVYGLPPDPVVTTRDLPQMWKRAGLAGLAMAAAVVVSFLGGKP comes from the coding sequence GTGGGGAAGAACAGCCTGTACGGCCCGCTCGATCCGGCGCCCGACGCGGGGTATCCGGAGGCGCCGCCGCGGATGGGCTTCTTCACCGACACCAGCGTCTGCATCGGCTGCAAGGCGTGCGAGGTGGCCTGCAAGGAGTGGAACGCGGTGCCCGACGACGGGTTCCAGCTGCTCGGGCACTCCTACGACAACACGGGTGGGCTGAGCGCCGACTCGTGGCGGCACGTCGCGTTCATCGAGCAGCCGGCGGTCGCCGGGGACCGCGGGGCCGGTGCTCCGGGCGTACCCAAATCGGTTGATGTCTTCGCGGAGGCCGCGACCAGCGGCGGACCGCAATTCCTCGGGATGCCCGGACACGATCTTCCCGGACGCACGCCGGACGCGCCGCGCAGCGATTTCCGCTGGCTGATGATGTCCGACGTGTGCAAGCACTGCACGCACGCCGCCTGCCTGGACGTGTGCCCGACCGGCGCGCTGTTCCGCACCGAGTTCGGCACGGTCGTGGTGCAGGAGGACATCTGCAACGGGTGCGGGTACTGCATCCCGGCCTGCCCCTACGGCGTGATCGATCAGCGCAAGGACGACGGCCGGGCGTGGAAGTGCACGATGTGTTACGACCGGATCGGTGACGGCCTGACGCCGGCGTGCGCGAAGGCGTGCCCGACCCAGTCGATTCAATACGGTGAGCTGGACGAGTTGCGCGGGCGGGCACGGCACCGGGTGGAGAAACTGCACGAGCAGGGCGTGACCGAGGCTCGTCTCTACGGGCACGATCCGGACGACGGTGTCGGCGGGGACGGCGCCTTCTTCCTGCTCCTCGACGAGCCCGAGGTGTACGGCCTGCCGCCGGACCCGGTCGTCACCACGCGCGACCTGCCGCAGATGTGGAAACGTGCCGGACTGGCCGGACTCGCGATGGCCGCCGCGGTGGTCGTGTCGTTCCTGGGAGGGAAGCCGTGA